The Pseudoalteromonas marina genome segment ATTAACAGTAAGAACGATAATTTTTACATCTGGGCAATAGCGACAGATCTTTTTAGTTGCCTCTAATCCACCCATGCCAGGCATATTCATATCCATAAGTACAATATTAGGTGTGTGCTGTCGGCAAAACTGAACAGCGGCTTCACCGTCTTTTGCTTCACCTACAACTTTAAACCCACGCACATCATCTAATATGCGTCTGATCCCAGTTCGTACTAGTTCATGATCATCAACTAAAAGTACATTAATCAATGCAATACCCTCATTAACTCAACTACACACGTCTAAATAATTCAATTTGTCACATTAACACAGTTAAAGCGAAACAATAACTAATATTATCGCTCTCACTCAGGCACGTTAACTAAAGTTAAAAGTACTGAAATCAATGTGCCCAGCGATTTAAGAGGCTGACTTTTCACTAAAACGGTCAACCCATAATGCAATAATACCATCACCGGTAACATTACATGCCGTACCAAAGCTGTCTTGTGCTAAGTACAGTGCAATCATTAATGCCACAGCCCCTTCATTAAAGCCAAGCATGCTTGTTAAAAGCCCAAGCGCCGACATTACCGCACCACCCGGTGCGCCTGGCGCTGCAATCATCACAACACCGAGCATAAATATAAATGGCAACATGCCCATTAACGATGGCACTTCCATACCTGGCGATAAAAACATAACGGCCATGGCACACGTAACAATAGTAATCGTTGAACCCGACAAATGAATGGTGGCACATAAAGGTACAGTAAAGTTTGCTACGTCTTCTTTAACATTATTTGCTTTACTTGATTGCAACGAAACAGGAATAGTTGCTGCACTCGACATAGTACCTAATGCAGTAAAATAAGCCGGTAGCATATTTTTAACTAACTCAAGTGGATTACGCTTCAATAAAATGCCTGTTGCAATATACAGAACACTTAACCATAGCCAATGCATTACAAGGGCTGCAATGAGCACCACGCCAAATGTTTGCAGCGTATCAACCACTGTGCCTGCTACAGTCATTTCAGCAAATACACCGGCAATATAAAACGGTAATGCCGGAATAATCACTTTTGACAATAACGCATCTATTACATCACGACCCTGATCCGATACTTTTTTTAATGTGTCTAATTCAAGCTGGCTCATACCAATACCAAATATGAAAGCCGTAGCAAGCGCAGTCATCACCCCCATTAATGGTGGGATTTCTATATCAATAAAACTGCCTATTTCAGTGGCTACTTCAGCTTCGAACGTAATACCCCCACTTAAAAATGGGATAACAGCACTGACTAATAAAAAAGCAAGCGTGCCGGCGATAATGGTAGAGCTATACGCAAATCCAACCGTTTTACCAAGTAAGTGGCCAGAACCTTTAGGAAGCCCTGCAATACCAGAAGCAATAAAAAATAGAATAATAAGAGGAATAGTGAAGGAAATAATTTGACCAATTAACTCTTTAACCGTAAATAAGAGTTCAACACCTGTCAAAGGCACATAAAAGCCTACCAATATACCAGCCACAATGCCGGCAATTAACTTCAAAATTAACTTCATTTTTATTACTCAATTATTGTTAGATAAACGTTTTTATCATGTTTTGATTGGCTTGTGTCATAAAACCGCTGAACTAAAGTTTGTTTGCATAAATAATCATCAATAAAAAGTACATTTGGTCTCGATAAAGTACCATATTCAAAAATCAGTCAATTTATTAGTCATTGGGCCGCATGAGCGTCTGCGCCTATTTAAATATTTAAGCGTCTCTTTAGTTTATTTACAGGTAAAAAGCCGACATAACAAACAAAAGCGTCTTATCATTAAATTTAATGTGCCAACCTAATAACAAAAGGCACAGCTAATATAGATTTTTATTTCACTTAGTTATAAGCTCAATAGATATATCTTATAGCCAAACTTTACTTTTATTTTTTTAAACTCTCAGTAAAGTGTCAACATATAGTTAGTAGCAAAGGCTATTAGCACGTTGATCAGATTGTATCCAAAGGAACATTATGTCTACTATTTTTGAAGATAACTCACTTAGTATCGGTAATACACCACTGGTAAAACTTAAACGTGTTACAGGTGGGAATGTATTCGCTAAAGTGGAAGCGCGTAACCCAAGCTTTAGTATAAAATGCCGCATTGGTGCATCGATGATTTGGGAGGCTGAAAAAGCAGGTCAGCTAACTGAGGGTAAAGAACTTATCGAGCCTACATCTGGTAATACAGGTATTGCATTGGCCTTCGTTGCCGCAGCACGTGGTTACAAACTAACGCTTACCATGCCTAACACTATGAGCTTAGAGCGTCGTAAACTTCTAAAAGCACTGGGCGCTAACCTTGTGCTTACAGACGGTGCTAAAGGTATGAATGGTGCAATCCAAAAAGCAAAAGAGATTCAAGCCACCGATCCTGAAAAGTATATCTTGCTACAGCAGTTTGAGAATCCAGCAAACCCAAAAATACACTTTGAGACTACAGGCCCAGAAATTTTTGATGCTCTTGACGGAAAAGTGGATTACTTTGTAGCAGGCGTAGGTACTGGCGGGACTATAACAGGTGTCAGTCGCTACCTTAAAACAGAAAAAGGTCTAAATGTTAAGTCTATTGCTGTTGAGCCAACTAACTCGCCAGTAATCAGCCAAACACTTGCCGGTGAAGAAGTAAAACCAGGGCCTCATAAAATTCAAGGTATTGGCGCAGGATTTATCCCTGGAAACCTAGACATGAGCCTAATAGATGCTGCAGAGCAAGTATCTAACGAAGATGCAATTGCAATGGCACATGAGCTAATGAAAAAAGAAGGTATACTAGTGGGTATTTCATCGGGCGCTGCTGTAGTGGCAGCAAAACGTATTGCTGAAAAACCAGAAAATGCCGACAAAAATATTGTTGTTATTTTACCAAGTGCCACTGAACGTTACTTATCAAGCCCGCTATTTGATGAGGAATTTAGTGACCAAGAGCTTGTTCAATAATCATAGCTAACCATTTTTTGAAAGGATGCCTAGGCATCCTTTTTTATTATTTACTCTGCAATATCTTTTTATTTACCTTCCATGTCTTTACATATTAGCTAATTCACCACACACTTAAATAAAACTAACCAACAAAAATTAACATGAAAAAAATAACCTATTTAGTCAGCCTTATTCTGTGTTTGTTTTTAGTTGCCTGTGGCGATGATGTAAAAAAACTTGGCGATTCACCCGGTGACACTGCAACAGCCTACTTTGATGCCTTGTACAATCAGCAAGACCTTCAAAAAGCAACAACCATGGCAACACCCAACCTTACGCGAATCATGAAGTCGTACGGTACAGCTAAACAATTTACTCGTAACTTAGTTAACATGCAGTACGATGAGGTTATTATTGAAGTTGATATGACCAATATGAGTGTACGCGAACAGTATGGTGACAATGCTAAAATAAATCTTATTTTCACCGGTTATTTAAACGGTAACAAAATAGATGACATGCGTAGCGTAAAAATGCTACGTAAAAAAGGTAAATGGTATATCGACAAAATAGTTGCAGACCCATACGCACGTTAATCATTATATTAAAAAAAGGCCTTACACATGTAAGGCCTTTTTTATTTACGGTTCAAATAATTAGCTACAACTCGCCTTGCTGAAAGTTATCAACCGCTATTGCTTGCTTACGTAGCTTATTAGCATGGTGCATAGCATCGGCATCGGTTTGCGTTACTAAATCATTGTCTAATGCAAAGTTAATCGCACCTTCAATATCGAGCGTTGCAGGAATATTACCCTTGCGCTGCCATTGTTTTAAATCTTTGAATTGAGCCTGCATATCGTGCATAGCTAAAAATGCATTTTCCATTACCCCTGTACCTGCGTTTTCATCTACATAACACAAATGAGTTAAGCGATTTCTAAACACACCTGGTTGTGTCATATGCTCGCAAATACGTTGTGCAATTTCATCGCTTGGTTTTTCGTAATGATTACCAATTGGAAATACAATACGCTTAAGCACAAAATTAATAATCGGGTTTGAGAAATTTTTGAAAAAACCATCAAACGCTTGGCCAATTTCAAATAACGATGTTTCTATCGCATATTTAACAAAAGGTAAGTCTGCTTGTTGACGACCTTCGTCTTCGTAGCGTTTTAAAACCGTAGAAGCTAAATACAACTGACTTAATACATCACCTAATCGGGCAGATATCATCTCTTTGCGTTTGAGCTCACCACCTAACATTAACATGGCTACGTCAGTACAAATAGCCAAGCCTCTGCTCATTCTGCTTAGGTGCTTGTAGTAAACTGCGGTTTCGCCGCCAACAGGCGCTTTTGCAAAGTAACTACGTGTTAAACCATGTATAAATGCCATGCTGGCATTACTTACAGCAAATAATATATGGTTCATTAATAAACCATCAAATTGATTCAAAGCAGCATCGTCGTCTTCAAGTGCAGCGGCCTCCATTTCTTTTAGAACAAAGGGATGACAACGGGTCGCTCCTTGGCCAAATATCATTAAATTTCGAGTTAAAATATTTGCGCCTTCTACCGTAATAGATACCGGTATTCCCATATAACCATGTGCCAAATAGTTATTTGGCCCCACCTGAATGCCTTTGCCTGAATGAATATCCATCGCATCATTCATTACTGTACGACCCATTTCAGTCATATGGTATTTGGCAATAGCGGTGACAACCGAAGGGCTAAGTTTTAAATCGATTGCGCCAGCCGTCATTAACCGACATGACTCTAGCGTGTAAGTCAAGCCACCAATGCGAGCAAGCGCTTCTTGCACACCTTCAAATTGCCCAATAGATACACCAAATTGCTGGCGAACTACGGCATATGCTGAAGTCATTTTAGCCGCTAAGTGACCGGTTGCAGCACTTAAAGCCGGCAGCGAAATACCACGCCCTGCACTTAAACACTCCACCAGCATGCGCCAGCCACGCCCCGCACACTCTTGCCCACCAATAATCCAGTCAAGCGGAATAAACACGTCTTTACCATAAGTTGTACCGTTCATAAATGCCATATTAAGTGGGTAATGACGCTCACCTGTTTTAACTCCTGGGTGATCGGTTGGAATAAGTGCGCACGTAATACCAAGCTCTTTTTCGTCTCCTAATAAACCATCGGGGTCATACATTTTAAAAGCAAGGCCTAATACTGTGGCAACGGGTGCAAGGGTAATGTAACGTTTTGACCAGTTTAAACGCAGGCCAATTACTTCTTCACCATTGTGCTCTCCTTTACATACAACGCCAGAGTCTGGAATGCTACCGGCATCAGAGCCTGCTTCTGGGCCTGTAAGTGCAAAGCATGGAACATCTTCACCATTGGCAAGCGTTGGTAACCAGCGGTCTTGTTGCTCTTTAGTACCGTAATGCAGCAATAGCTCACCCGGCCCTAAACTATTTGGCACCATTACGGTAACCGCCGCAGTTAAACTCTTGGTCGAAATTTTTGAAACAATGGTTGAATTAGCAATCGCCGAAAACTCTCGTCCACCAAACTTTTCAGGAATGATTAATGCAAAAAAACCTTCTTTTTTTAAGTAATCCCACACTTCTTTTGGCAAGTCTTTGTCTTTTTGCACTATTTGGTAATCATCTAGCATCGCCATTAGGGTCTCAACCTGATTAGCCATAAATGCGTTTTCTTTTTCGCTCAATTCTGGCTTTGGAAAATTGTGTAATTTTTTCCAATCAGGGTTACCACTAAATAGTTCTCCATCCCACCAAACATCGCCTGCTTCCATAGCCTCTCGCTCTGTTTGCGAAAGCGGTGGAAGTACTTTTTTAAACATTTTAAACGTGGGTCTACTGATCAGGTTTAAACGGATATCTTTAACGGCAAAAATAACCACTATAACAACCAGTAAAATGATAAATACCGACATGCCTACATTCCTTTAACATTAGAAATTAATAACCTAAGTATGACCCATCTTAGTTTAAATACAATCATTGCAAATACGCTGCCTACTAAGCCTGTAAATTGGGTAATAAAGAATAAACTAGTCTGTAATTATTAATTTTGATATGGGTAAAGCAACTAACAAATAAAACGTATAGGCCTTAATAATACAAAAGCCCGCTGCATGAGCGGGCTTATATTTTAATTAAGCTGAAAACTTAAATTGCGTTATTAATTAAAACTGAAAACGCATGTTTGCAAAGTAAGCATCATTATCAGAGTCATCGGCATTGTTCTCGTAACCTACTTTAAGGCCAATATTTTTGTTAATGAAGTGCTGAGCACCAAAGCTGTAGGTATCTTGTTTATCGTAGCTTGCAAATACAGAAGTCGCTTTTGAGAAATAGTAATTCGTTTCTGCCACCCATTGGTTTTCAGCATCATCAATGCTTTCGTATTTACCTTCAAATGTTAAGTAGTTACCTTGCTGTAAATCAATAAAGTATTTAGCAGCAACGGCGCGGTAATCAAAATCATCATCCGCAGTAACAGTTACACCAATGTAATCGGTACTGTTAAGCATATGGTTATACGCTAAATCGAATAAAGCGAAGTCTTCGCCATCTTTATTTTCAACTAGAGTCACTTTTGCAAGCAAATCTGGGTTAAAAAAGTAACCGCCTGAAATTGTATATGCTTCGTTATGATTGCCAACATCAAGGTTTGTGTATGATGCACC includes the following:
- a CDS encoding dicarboxylate/amino acid:cation symporter, which produces MKLILKLIAGIVAGILVGFYVPLTGVELLFTVKELIGQIISFTIPLIILFFIASGIAGLPKGSGHLLGKTVGFAYSSTIIAGTLAFLLVSAVIPFLSGGITFEAEVATEIGSFIDIEIPPLMGVMTALATAFIFGIGMSQLELDTLKKVSDQGRDVIDALLSKVIIPALPFYIAGVFAEMTVAGTVVDTLQTFGVVLIAALVMHWLWLSVLYIATGILLKRNPLELVKNMLPAYFTALGTMSSAATIPVSLQSSKANNVKEDVANFTVPLCATIHLSGSTITIVTCAMAVMFLSPGMEVPSLMGMLPFIFMLGVVMIAAPGAPGGAVMSALGLLTSMLGFNEGAVALMIALYLAQDSFGTACNVTGDGIIALWVDRFSEKSAS
- a CDS encoding acyl-CoA dehydrogenase encodes the protein MSVFIILLVVIVVIFAVKDIRLNLISRPTFKMFKKVLPPLSQTEREAMEAGDVWWDGELFSGNPDWKKLHNFPKPELSEKENAFMANQVETLMAMLDDYQIVQKDKDLPKEVWDYLKKEGFFALIIPEKFGGREFSAIANSTIVSKISTKSLTAAVTVMVPNSLGPGELLLHYGTKEQQDRWLPTLANGEDVPCFALTGPEAGSDAGSIPDSGVVCKGEHNGEEVIGLRLNWSKRYITLAPVATVLGLAFKMYDPDGLLGDEKELGITCALIPTDHPGVKTGERHYPLNMAFMNGTTYGKDVFIPLDWIIGGQECAGRGWRMLVECLSAGRGISLPALSAATGHLAAKMTSAYAVVRQQFGVSIGQFEGVQEALARIGGLTYTLESCRLMTAGAIDLKLSPSVVTAIAKYHMTEMGRTVMNDAMDIHSGKGIQVGPNNYLAHGYMGIPVSITVEGANILTRNLMIFGQGATRCHPFVLKEMEAAALEDDDAALNQFDGLLMNHILFAVSNASMAFIHGLTRSYFAKAPVGGETAVYYKHLSRMSRGLAICTDVAMLMLGGELKRKEMISARLGDVLSQLYLASTVLKRYEDEGRQQADLPFVKYAIETSLFEIGQAFDGFFKNFSNPIINFVLKRIVFPIGNHYEKPSDEIAQRICEHMTQPGVFRNRLTHLCYVDENAGTGVMENAFLAMHDMQAQFKDLKQWQRKGNIPATLDIEGAINFALDNDLVTQTDADAMHHANKLRKQAIAVDNFQQGEL
- a CDS encoding putative porin, translating into MKKLAVIISSILLSSTAAAADSYNSISNLSYKDSDNNDTVAVDSIYYLSPKKTLGPYDQFEYINKQSNIYGAYADDDFSDATLVGGEYFINEFVIGASYTNLDVGNHNEAYTISGGYFFNPDLLAKVTLVENKDGEDFALFDLAYNHMLNSTDYIGVTVTADDDFDYRAVAAKYFIDLQQGNYLTFEGKYESIDDAENQWVAETNYYFSKATSVFASYDKQDTYSFGAQHFINKNIGLKVGYENNADDSDNDAYFANMRFQF
- the cysK gene encoding cysteine synthase A, with translation MSTIFEDNSLSIGNTPLVKLKRVTGGNVFAKVEARNPSFSIKCRIGASMIWEAEKAGQLTEGKELIEPTSGNTGIALAFVAAARGYKLTLTMPNTMSLERRKLLKALGANLVLTDGAKGMNGAIQKAKEIQATDPEKYILLQQFENPANPKIHFETTGPEIFDALDGKVDYFVAGVGTGGTITGVSRYLKTEKGLNVKSIAVEPTNSPVISQTLAGEEVKPGPHKIQGIGAGFIPGNLDMSLIDAAEQVSNEDAIAMAHELMKKEGILVGISSGAAVVAAKRIAEKPENADKNIVVILPSATERYLSSPLFDEEFSDQELVQ